cgatccaaggggggacaatctcagtcatctcaaagagggaaatccaaacgctatcagctttgttcgattttatgggcttggacgatagagaaaaataagaaaagctaACAGTGGGGTAAACctggacgaaattgctatcaagaacgcagaattgattttttctgatgtttttttttgccgtaagcgccatgtttatcggagcaggaaactcttccagagtgaggcccttTTGTTGATGCATGTCAACATCAGATGTGCGAGACGCGAAATTGTGCCGCAAATTCAGTTTTAGCTCGACACGGGAGTGCACAATGGTAAGTTGTTGCTATTTTTCACTTTATTTGACATGTCTTGTGAGCAAAATGTGTTGGTTACAGCTGTGCATGCTGTCAGTGTTCATTATTTGATTTCAATTACCCAGCACCGTCAGTTTTCCTTTGTCTTTGAGGCCGGTTGGAGAAGATCGATCGAACTTGTTTTAAGCTTTTCACTTTGCAGTATTGTTAGTCCCATCTAAAACTTTTAGAAGGTTGTGTTGAGGTTTGCACTCCTGCTtcggctaccagtaagttcgtcacacggtagattcgtcaccggtcccggtaacttcgccacagtagtccgagcgcggctctctctctctctctctctctctctctctctctctctcccacctccttccacccctccctctgctcacattgagtttctctgcctccttgacagtgaggttgaagtgtgtgagtgtgtgtgtgtgtgtgtgtgtgtgtgtgtgtgtgtgcgacggtgtgtgtgagtgtttgtgcgtgtgtacgtgtgtgtgtgtgtgttttagtgagtgtgtgtgtatgtgcgatggtgtgtgagtgtttgtcagtgcgccgtgtgtacgtgcgtgtgtgtgtcgtgtgtgtgcgtgcgtgcgtgtccgaGTCATGGATGTGGGTgtgtacgtctctctctctctctctctctctctctctctctctctctctctctctctctctctctctctctctctctctctctctctctctctctctcactacaggctgttgagaactgctcaatgagtagatctcgggttttaaaataacaacgcTCGGACTGTGTCGTCTGAAAACTGCTCAGTTGAGAACTGCacaatgagtagatctcgggttttcaaataacctctctctctctccctctctctctaaaaaatgtgaatcttgaatctctcccacaaatcaaacatctgaaagcataagctCTTTTGCATAAACACCCTCCCACCCCTGCCGGTAACTTCCTCAtaggtgacgaatctaccgtgtgaccaacttactggtagcccctgcttccaccccctcccccgctCTCAAAAGAAATTGGTAGAGAAAGTTTGCTtaagcctccccccccccccccccccccccccgggcccATCCCTCTTCAGAAAATCTGGCAGAGAAAGTTTGCGTCACAGCCTGGTGACTCCCGAAATTTTTAGCTGAGAGTCAGCTGAGAGTGAGACTCTCTGAAAAAAATCCTACCGGGAACTCTGAATCCATTCTTTTTTTACTATAGAAATGGAGATTTAATAAGATGAGTTTAAATTCCATTCATACAGGGGAACAAATGTTGTGGTTAGGTAACATGTCCAAAagaaaatagggtcggtaggcaGATAAAAACATGGTTTTTTTATATTActtttttacacattttcccCCTTTTTGACTTTCAGTCTCTAATGTTTTGGTTGTTTGTGGCACTGTTTTTTTATTACTGTATCACCTTTGTACACTTTTGATACAGTTTTCTTTGCTTTCAGGACCCAACTTTGCAGCAAAAATGTGTCCAACGTTTCAACAAACAGTTTCATCAGGACGTGCATGAACTGCGCCCACTTCAGTCTCTGACCATCGACCACCTACTTAAGAAAGAAGACACCATCTGCATGCTGCCAACTGGCTATGGCAAGTCACTGATCTACGAAATTTTGCCTACCGCTGTCAATGTTTGCCATGGGGAAGATGAGAAAACTCTTGTGCTGATTGTTGCACCACTGAACGTCATCATTGAGCAAGAGCTAAGAAAACTTGGACCAGTGTGTAAGGAACTGACAACCGGTAATGTGAAAGAAGTAAAGATGGAGATTTCCAAACTGCAATTCAACATTGCACACCCGGAAGCAGTTGTTCGAAACAAAGAACTGAACGAACTTCTGTCATCATTGCCACCTGATATTCAAACGTTTATAGTCATCGATGAAGCCCACTGTGTGCTTGAATGGGGAAGTGAATTTCGACCGGCATATCATGAGTTGTCTGCCCTTAGAATCCTGTTGCCCAATGCACCTGTCCTAGCCATGAGTGCAACACTGACAGTGGATTCCCAAAAACACCTGGCAGACTCCCTTCACCTGAGAAAGCCCCAGTCAGTGCTAGAACGGCCTGCACATGCTTCTACGTTTCTGAGTATAAAGCAAAGACCAGCATCAGCAGATACAATGGAGGCCATTGAGCCATTGCTTGTGGAACTGATTGTACAGAAACAAGACTTTCCGTTAACAGTTGTGTACTTCAATGGCAGCCAGAACTGGGTGGGACTTGCATATGAATTCAGTCAGCGGTTTCTTGGGGAGAAGATGTATGCAGGAGATCATCAAGATCTTCAGCACGCCAGGGTTGTCCAGTTCCATGCTTCTGTTGATAAGGGAGAAGATGAAGAGGTAACAGACAATAGTTGTGATGACAATTTCCAATCATTGTAATTAGGATGCATAGTTGTGTACTTTAAAAAGTGAGTTGAAAGGGAACACCAAGTCAAGTTTTGCTAAATTGACAAGTAACCTggtaattatggtaaatatatTGTATAAATGCTTGGCACCCtacagattttttttatgtgttttctattttatatatatatttttttttatgttcccATACAATTATCAATGGTTACAGAGAAACCCCTCTAATATAAACTGTGAGGGACAGTCCTATCAgcatctttctctttttctgtgtAAACACAGTGAAGGGGATAATGTGGCATATAATTTACAATATGATACTCCCTGTGATTCCAGTCCAAGGCAAATATGATGACACGGAAACTGTATCATTCCTTCAAAATATATAACTGACTTGGTGTTCCTCTTAAAatgaaatgaagaaaacaaacagagaaacatagATGTTAAGTGTAACTGTAAGTATTTGTTTTATTGCTTTCTTACAAatccaagaaaaaaaagagagagaaaaaaatacagcTCCAAcagtgaattaaaaaaaacatcataATTGTAAATGCAGGAATGTACAGTTGTTACAACATGATAGAAAAAGTTTTAAAGGGTTTCTGTAATTCTATATTGTGTCTAATATGACATGCTGCACACATTCTGATACAGTAATAACTACTAATCATAATTCATACACTACTAATATCTCCAGCACTAACTTTTTGATTTACATTTTCTGTACCTTTTAAATTTTACAATATATGTTCTGCATCTATTTCAATAGGTACGCAAGATCATCTGGACTAATCTCAGTAGAGACCCAGCTGAGAGTCCTTTGAAGATGGTCTTTGCCACAAGTGCTCTGGGGATGGGTGCAGATCTACAGAATGTGGTGCGTGTTGTCAACGTTGGAACACCTAAAACTGTTGAAGGTAACTAAAACTGTGTACACTCCTCTTAGTAAATACTTTATAACTAAGAAAGTATAAACAGAATCAAAAGTCCAGAATGTGTTCACCAGACTATCTGATTTTAACCCCATTAATGAGATCATTTATGTTTGAATAACACCTTAACATCAGCTGATATCAATtggtaaaaagaaaacacataaaACTAAGCATACAAATGTTTTTAACCTCTCGTAATTAATGTTTTATTGTACAAAAAGGAGTAtaagcccccacccccacccccccccccccccccccaatttgtctgtttctgataacatagctaaaaaaaaaaggtcggtaggtcgggatttttgttgttgttgttgctagggtagaattcttgaaaataactaaAAAATACAAGGAGACAggactcgctatagatagatttatGTAAACAAAAGTGTTACAAAGggtataaaatgattgttttaccttgtcTGAGTCGTCTGTTACTGTCGTTTATGTTGTTCTTGGGTAGTACGTAATATCGAAACCGGCATCGAAACCAACTGATATATCGAAACGGACCTGTTCATGTTTTTTGACACATCGACAATATTGTCATCTTGGGTACTGGTATGAGCAAACCGAGCAAATCAATCGAGAGACAGAACAACATCATTAGCCTACCGCGGTCGCCTCAGTTCCTTAGTGGACTGAGACCAAACTgacaaacccacacacagataagtttaaaaactaatatattcatctttttgtctgtttgtttgtttgtccgctTGCAAAGGCAATTGTGCCGACAATTTTGCGACGGTTTTGTACAATCCTTTTTTAAGTGCTTTAAGTTGAACCTTGTGTTTTTTGATTTTCTTACCTACAGCACTGGTGGTCAATttgtttctgattttttttttttttttagtcccGGGAACGATAACTTGGTATGCTTGGTCAGAATGTGCTTTCGGTTACCGCCATGCCGTGCCGTTTAGTGTGTTGACACAACTTGCCAAACTGATTGATTACTTTATGTTTCTGCGATATGTTATAAACAATTTTTCCTGTGGGACACTAAAGTAcgtcgtattgtattgtattgtttgcttTAACTTTAAGCACTGATCAGCTATCATCATTAACGGAAAATCAGGTCAGTTTCGATATTTCAGTCGGTTTCGATGGCGGTTTCAATATTTTGGCCGGTTTTGATAATACGAACTActgttgttcttttctttccgACATATTTTTGGGTGACTCTGGGcctggcacacaaaaaaagttcaggtcaaaaaatagggttggttgGGGTATTAGAAAGACAACTTTTTTTGGTTGGCCTGAACAGAATCTATAGTCCTCAACATGTTTGCTGGACTATAACTCCTTAAATGAGACAATTTCAGGGGGAATAGAACCTTGACAATTAGTAAaatgaaaacacaaaacactaTGTACACCTTGTAATGAGAACATCACAGTCCTGTTTAAAGTTACTACATGTACAGCTTTCTCATCCAGATTTTATGTTATTTTTCTGATTTCCCCACTGTAAGGGATAATATATTTCAGAGCCActgacaataacaataacactgaGTTAAATTAAAATGATAATACAGTATCTCAACAAGTGTTTGTTTTCCTGTGCAGTATACCTCATTTTCTTattgttgttttactgcaatAGGATGTAACATGTAACAAAATAAGACATACTACTACTAGTgcatacgaatacgaatacgaatacgaatactttattatctcatacagagaaatttcagtgtggtgcacattaaaagacaaaacaaataataagacaacagataaaaataccatacgaagcatactacactcgcgcacgcatatacatgtacactaacaggaatagtaacatgattccaaataggttaaaagtttaacgctaaaaactatcattatcacaggactagatatgtcattgaacaatatttatcacaggactagtcattcgagggttatcacactcagcataagggtgcacataaaaaaatattcatcacagaaatcagtgcatatgttcaccggcacacagactagttttaattaacttaggtatttaaaaagccaattgactttggaataaaactgttcttagttctgagcgtgcggaatctgggagtgcggaggcgacgtcctgagggcaggacctcaaagtggtgagcgagcacatgactactatcctggatgatgcaacgggcctttcgcaccacacgtcgttcatacagcacagtcaatccttcctgtctcacccccacaatcttaccacatgtgttcaccacccgcccaagcacattcttactcttcacacacagacctccataccagcagatgaaagagaaagtgagaatggattcaatgaatgaagtatagaatgtttggaggatgcggctgttgatgttcagacttctgagcttttgtaagcagtagattcttgactgacacttcttgtggatagttttagtgtttgaggagaaatttagtttgttgtcaatgactgttccgagatatttgtattcagtcactcgctcaactttcacaccatctatgtacaaatctgaaactgtagctgggtttttgcgaaagtcaataactagctcttttgtttttgttacatttagggCTAAATAGTTATCTTTACACCAGGAGCTGAAATTTTGAActtcagaaaaataaacagaatcAGAGTCAGACAGGTCTTCAAGGGCAGAATCGTCAGAATATTTCACAAGAGGGGTCGTAACAGTGCCTTGACAATCGTTAGTGTATAATGTGAACAGAACTGGAGACAATACTGTGCCCTGAGGGGCTCCAGTAGAAGTACTAACTATGGATGAAAGTGCGCTATGGAAACGGACGGACTGGGTTCTGTTCACTAGAAACTGTGTGATCCAAAGGACGAGTCTGGGAGTGACGTTGTAAGAAAGCAGTTTTTGAACAAGCAGGTGAGGTTGTATTGTGTTGAAAGCAGATGAAAAGTCTATAAATAGAATACGGACGAAGGAACCAGGTTTTTCTAAGTGACTATATGCTTGTTGCAGAAGTGTGAGTGTGGCGTCATCTGTACCTCTGTTTTTCTTGTAGGCAAACTGAAAAGGGTCCATGAAAGGTTGTGTGCAGTTGAGAAGACGAGGCAGAAGGATGCGTTCAAAACATTTCATTACTACCGAAGTGAGGGCAACTGGACGATAGTCATTGAGCTGTTTGGGTCTACTGTTTTTAGGAACATAAATACCACTGAGCTTTGGTGACATGTAAAATCTACCTTCATGATGTGCAGTGATATGACTTTCAGTTATACACTGTACCTGTCAACTCAAAGTCAGAAAAAGAATGCCATAGTATTTATTTAAGATAGTGAACAATATTTTCATTACATgctaaaatgtttgttcttGTGTTCCAGCATACGTGCAACAGACAGGTCGAGCTGGAAGAGGAGGAGACACTTCAGCAGCCATAATGTACTACAACAACCAAGACCTTGGGGTGCCTGCCGTGACAGACACAATGCGGGCCATGTGCAGAAACACAACTGAGTGCAGGCAAAGTTTCCTGAACAAATGCTTTGGGTTTCCAAGTCCTAGCGAACCATGTTCTTCTGGTACAATTGTGCATTGTTGTGACATTTGCTTTTCTCAGTTCGGAGTTAAATACCAGCTGCCATTTAACAGTCGGGCAAAGGAATGTATTCGCAGCTGCCTTGTGGATTATGTTCAGAAAGACACTACTCACACTTTAAGAAAGACTATAACCTGTTCAGTTATCCAGCAGATTGCTGCAATGTCCAAGTCTTTTAACAGCTCAGATGACTTATGCAGAGAGTTCAACCTTGAACGTTCAGTGGCAGAATCTGTGTACAAGATGCTGGCTGCAGTCATTACTCCTCATCATTAGTACAAGTCCATTAAAAGCAAGTAGACACATTGGGTTGATCATTTTGTATTCAACAAAATAAACCAAGTCTGAAATCCACAAAACTGTTCATTAGTCTCAGTAtttattttatgtgtttttaTGTTGTCGTtgtatgtacatattttattgCTTAAAGATACATAAGGTAGGTGTAGTCTCTCTCACAGAATCATCCGGGCTTTCAAGGCTGTAACAGTAATTATGTACTTGAGACAAAACTGTACATTACAGCCACAGTTATGGCCGCGTTGATGAGCAATTAATTTctgattattttattttttcctttgGTAAGTCAACTTCATAAGAACCAAGTCCCACTGAGCCAAATTTCTCGATTTCTCCGCAGAGCATTTGTCAACTAATTGCAACGAGTTTGAATGAGGTGTAACTTTGCGAGCCAACCTTGGTTCAGCACGTGTTTCGAAATGTCTCAGCGCCTTTCACATCAGAGCACAACTTTAAGTTTGTATGTGAAAGCGTTGTGCTCTGTGGCAAGTACTCTGTGCTGCGACTCGGGAATCATGTGAAATATAGAGCAATAAAATATTGATTTCTCCTCAGTGCAGCCATAATTGTGGCTATTTTAATTTGCCTTATTTACAACATGAATGAGACAGTCTCTAAAGCCTAGGTGATTCTGTGAGGGAGACTTCACCAACATGCCCCATGATTTTGAAAGCTTTGAACAGCTTTTGAAACCAGGTAAAGAACACATACTTAATAATAAACTGAGACACTTACAAGTTACACAATCAACCATGATTACCACAATGGAAACAATATCTTGGACTTTATTCATCTGAAGTACAAGATCCCAAAACTGAATTAAACATGCAAAAATGGAAAATTAGATAAAAACAATAAATGCAATCAAagggtatttaaaaaaaagcaaaaaaaaaatatcagttGTGAAATATTCCCCGACTATGGCAAACAGTTAAATTTAATCTTCTCATGCCAACTTTTGTGTGCTCAAACATGCAAATCGCCCTTCGTAGTTCTTATTATGATGTGATCTTACGCTAAATGTCAAAACCCTAAGATCTGCCTTGGAAAGAATTACATggaaagaaatatcaaaaatgtGCTTCCAggatttgatttaaaaaaaattctatttCTTTTATGTAATTACATATAAAGTCTTGCAATTGGGACTATTTCCAAAGGCTAATCAGAGCAACTAGCAAAAAAGTGAGAGAAAAATCAAGAAACCTTACACTACCAGTCTTGATACAGTTGCCTATAATAATTAGGGCAGCTggtttcatttaaaaaaaaaagttgatatCTCTTGCCTGAAACTAAGTACACTTCATAATTTAAATTACCACTATTTTAAAACCCGAGTAATTTATAATTCCATGCAAAGAATGTAATCAGTCAAAACCATGCAACATGAAGAAAGTTTGGATCAAAACAGTGTTAACTGGCAGGCTGAACTGGCAATGTAATCGTGCAAGTGAAAGACAGGAATACCTTCTGGTGCACTTTTTCCTCAACAAGTGTGAGGGAAATGACATGCTGGATGAGGGACAGCTTCTTCCACCTGCACTTCATGATGGTGGCatacaccatgccaagcacagCGGGCAGCTGCTCAAAAATGGTTCCACTGTGCTGTTTGAATGTTTCTGAAGAGGGACAGTGTAGGCGAGCAAAGTATCTAGCAGAAGGTGGTTGCGTGAAATCAATTCACCAACGACAGTGTCCCATGAGAGATGACTGTAATTGCTGCGTCTAAGGAACATGCTACTGGTTTGTGTTGCTGAAATCAAATAACGAACACGCGTGTGAAAGAGCAGAGAGGGACGGCCGTAATCATTGCAGTCAACACAATCTCCTTGCAAAACCTGTCGAATGAAAAAGAGCCAAATGACATGAATGATAAAGAACCATAATGATCATTGGCACTCAATTGAGAAAGGAGAAGAGCGAAAACTTACCATTGTGGGTTCCTGTGTAGAGTAAAAACTGAAGCTCTGAATTTCTCAcaactgctgttcacaatgcggccgTCGTGAAACCGATATCTATGGtgaaaccaacaacaacaaaggggcctcactctggaagagtttcctgctccgataaacatggcgcttacggcaaaacaaaaactcagaaaaaatcaattctgcgttcttgatagcaatttcgtccagGTTTACCCCACTGTtagcttttcttatttttctctatcgtccaagcccataaaatcgaacaaagctgatagcgtttggatttccctctttgagatgactgagattgtccccccttggatcgatccgtatcaagggcagttacagtactggccttgtgttcaagatgtgacCCCCTCTGGCCATATTGCCTCTAAACAACATCCCTACACTTCTGTCGCTGCCTATTAgtccggagagagagagagggtgggagagagagagggtgggagagagagagggtgggagagagagagtgggggcagataaagagataaagagagggagagaaagagaagaagagagagagaggtggacagggagggagagagagaggggggacagataaagagagggagagagagagaaacagagataaagagagagagagagaggtgggacagataaagagaaggagagaaagagaaacagagatacagagagagagagagggagagaaagagaaacagagatacagagagagagagagagggagagaaagagaaacagagatacacagagagagagagagagagagagagagagagagagagagagggggagagaaagagaaacagagaaacagagagagagagggagagaaagagaaacagagatacagagagagagagggagagaaagagaaacagagagaaagagaaacagagagaaagagagagaaagagagagaaagagaaacagagatacagagagagagagagggagagaaagagaaacagagatacagagagagagagagagagagagagagagagagagagagagagagggagagaaagagaaacagagaaacagagagagagagggaaagaaagagaaacagagatagagagagagagagagagaaacagagagagagagagaaacagagatacagagagagagagagagggagagaaagagaaacagagatacagagagagagagagggaaagaaagagaaacagagatagagagagagagagaaacagagagagagagagaaacagagatacagagagagaggaagagaaagagaaacagagataaagagaaagagagagag
The genomic region above belongs to Littorina saxatilis isolate snail1 unplaced genomic scaffold, US_GU_Lsax_2.0 scaffold_1072, whole genome shotgun sequence and contains:
- the LOC138957517 gene encoding probable ATP-dependent DNA helicase RecS isoform X1, with translation MSTSDVRDAKLCRKFSFSSTRECTMDPTLQQKCVQRFNKQFHQDVHELRPLQSLTIDHLLKKEDTICMLPTGYGKSLIYEILPTAVNVCHGEDEKTLVLIVAPLNVIIEQELRKLGPVCKELTTGNVKEVKMEISKLQFNIAHPEAVVRNKELNELLSSLPPDIQTFIVIDEAHCVLEWGSEFRPAYHELSALRILLPNAPVLAMSATLTVDSQKHLADSLHLRKPQSVLERPAHASTFLSIKQRPASADTMEAIEPLLVELIVQKQDFPLTVVYFNGSQNWVGLAYEFSQRFLGEKMYAGDHQDLQHARVVQFHASVDKGEDEEVRKIIWTNLSRDPAESPLKMVFATSALGMGADLQNVVRVVNVGTPKTVEAYVQQTGRAGRGGDTSAAIMYYNNQDLGVPAVTDTMRAMCRNTTECRQSFLNKCFGFPSPSEPCSSGTIVHCCDICFSQFGVKYQLPFNSRAKECIRSCLVDYVQKDTTHTLRKTITCSVIQQIAAMSKSFNSSDDLCREFNLERSVAESVYKMLAAVITPHH
- the LOC138957517 gene encoding probable ATP-dependent DNA helicase RecS isoform X3 translates to MSTSDVRDAKLCRKFSFSSTRECTMDPTLQQKCVQRFNKQFHQDVHELRPLQSLTIDHLLKKEDTICMLPTGYGKSLIYEILPTAVNVCHGEDEKTLVLIVAPLNVIIEQELRKLGPVCKELTTGNVKEVKMEISKLQFNIAHPEAVVRNKELNELLSSLPPDIQTFIVIDEAHCVLEWGSEFRPAYHELSALRILLPNAPVLAMSATLTVDSQKHLADSLHLRKPQSVLERPAHASTFLSIKQRPASADTMEAIEPLLVELIVQKQDFPLTVVYFNGSQNWVGLAYEFSQRFLGEKMYAGDHQDLQHARVVQFHASVDKGEDEEVRKIIWTNLSRDPAESPLKMVFATSALGMGADLQNVVRVVNVGTPKTVEVLSVRNLGVRRRRPEGRTSKCIRATDRSSWKRRRHFSSHNVLQQPRPWGACRDRHNAGHVQKHN
- the LOC138957517 gene encoding ATP-dependent DNA helicase Q5-like isoform X2, with the protein product MLPTGYGKSLIYEILPTAVNVCHGEDEKTLVLIVAPLNVIIEQELRKLGPVCKELTTGNVKEVKMEISKLQFNIAHPEAVVRNKELNELLSSLPPDIQTFIVIDEAHCVLEWGSEFRPAYHELSALRILLPNAPVLAMSATLTVDSQKHLADSLHLRKPQSVLERPAHASTFLSIKQRPASADTMEAIEPLLVELIVQKQDFPLTVVYFNGSQNWVGLAYEFSQRFLGEKMYAGDHQDLQHARVVQFHASVDKGEDEEVRKIIWTNLSRDPAESPLKMVFATSALGMGADLQNVVRVVNVGTPKTVEAYVQQTGRAGRGGDTSAAIMYYNNQDLGVPAVTDTMRAMCRNTTECRQSFLNKCFGFPSPSEPCSSGTIVHCCDICFSQFGVKYQLPFNSRAKECIRSCLVDYVQKDTTHTLRKTITCSVIQQIAAMSKSFNSSDDLCREFNLERSVAESVYKMLAAVITPHH